From the Dermacentor variabilis isolate Ectoservices chromosome 5, ASM5094787v1, whole genome shotgun sequence genome, the window cacatgaagggtccaggagagatttcggTCAATGACCACCCTCAAAAATCTGTTACctgtgctgtacgagatcagctgtccatcgacggatatcacgtatagAGACATTGgattcctggtaaatgccaccactgcactGTTTTAACATGATATTTGAAGTCTTAGCTTGTTCTCAAAgttaggatgatgttaaagtggctgccttctaAAGCTGCGCGCGAGAAGAACCCCAGATGAACAACAGTATTACGGACCCCTTCAAACTACGGcgtctcaatcaatcaatcaatcaaccaatcaatcaatcaatcaatcaatcaatcaatcaatcaatcaatcaatcaatcaatcggaaCTCACCACGAGCATAATGTAAGTGGTCACGGTGCTCCAGAGCGCGATAGAGACGCACGTGAGAGCCTGTATAGCGAGTAGGTAGGCGCTGCCTCCCTTGAACAGGCCGCAGCGGCTACACTGGCCATcttggtcgtcgtcggcgacgTCGTGCATGAATAGGCCGATGGCCAGCAGTCCCCAAGCCCCGCCACAACCGTGTACGGACACCACGTCCACGGGGTCATCGATGCGGAACCTCCTGAGCAGTGGAGAAACGCCGCTGGACAGCAGGGCGCCTAGCGACCCCACCAGAACGCTGTCCAGGGCGCCTAGGTACGCCGAGCCGCCTGCATGTCACCGACAAACGCGTCACGCGTGCCCGCATAGAGTTAATGCCCTGGCAACGCGTCGCAATCGATGGTTCACTAGTTTAAAAAAGCCGGCATCGCATTTTGTTTTTCAACGAACGCGCCCCGTAATTGTCACCAGCcactcaaaaaaataaaaatatatatataaatatggaCAACCCAGCGCACTTGTTGAAACGTACACGCGTTGAGCAAAGCTTTCTCAAATCGCCTCACTTAGATGATGTGCAGGAGATACATGATGCGCGCACTTGTGTTTTATTTTCAATTTACGTAATTGTTCACCCGCGCCACAGCTGTGTGGAAGCGTTCCGCTAAGTCCACTCGGCGAGGCACCGACCCCAAACCCGGAGAAAGTTTGATGAACCTAGGTCCACATGCCACGCCCGAGACTAGAATGGGAGCTCCATTACCTGTGACTGAAACGAGCCCGGTCAGGAGACCCGAGACGATGTTGAGGACAAGAAATTTCCTGTGTATGGCGTACCTGCGACGACATGAGTTATAGTAAATTATTTGTAGACGTTGGCATACAGTACAtaacctccttttttttttcttaagtgacGCGCACACTCGCACGGAATGTCCTCTATAGGTGACATGTTATAAAATTACTATCGCAGACAGTGAAATTGAAGCTGTCAGTTTGCAGCATTCCCACAGCAAAGGAAAGGACAATCTCCAATATAGCTGATACCTTTTTTTAATGCCAGGTAAATTAAGGAAACGCAAGATGACCTGTTCGTTAGATTCTTGAGAGTGCGTGCTCGTTAAATGATAGTATGATGTACTCACGACAACAGTATTCCAACAAGGGCTCCTCCAAGCGAACCGTTGATGGTGCTTACCGCCGACCTTCgataaaaacaagaacaaaaaataaataataaataaaacttcAACCGATGGTGCCAATCAAAATCCGGTTTAATACTTATTTCTTTGCGTTATACAGCAGGCAATTCACCGCACCATTTGTTTGGAATTTGTACATCAGGGACGATGTCTCTTTTTTCCATAAAGGCTGTCTAAACGAACGAGCTTGAGCAAACTGTTTGTTACCGTGCGTAAAAAAGCGCTTTCGAAAGGAAATAATTTACAGCTATCTGGCATTAGTTAGCCGGATCGACATCTGATGCCGAACCAGTGAAAGCGACGAGTCATACTAGCGAAAGCGCATACATGCAGCTGCAAAATTTCTTACACGATCAACAGTGCCATTTAGTACAGAACACCCATCCTTACAGAAAATGAATGAATTCTTTATTTGTAGAAGGCATGGctctattggggggggggggggggggcacctgaATAGGGTATAGGGGTTGTTGTGCGGGTGCTTGCACTATAGAAAATAAAGTTGAATTCAACTCTTTTGAAAGGCGTCAGTGGGACTGAGGCAGCATTGGATCAGCTTCTAGGCAGACACGCAGGCGGAGACATGAGTGAGTTGACCAGAGTGGAGGGTTGGGGTGAGGGTAGGGTTATTCTATAAGCGACCCCATAGTGGAAATGTCAATTTCATCTACTGCTGAAGTGCCGATTGGCTGCGAGCGCTtgtctccttctgacgcgtaccccagcccagccaatcagaacttcagcagcagacgaaatggtgGACACTTacaaaatacccccccccccccccccccagttttgCTCGGAAACCCAGTGTAAGACATATCTGGCCCGAAGCGTGAATAAGGAAAAATAACTGCGATCACACGTCTATGCTAACTCATGATAGCAACAAAAAAGAATGTTGAATTTTAAGGCgagagccttaagtggctcgttgcaatggcttatacccccttAAGGCGGCGTCTAGCCGAGTGGTACAAACATTATCATCATAAGCAATGGCGTATgtcctcgtaagcaagcaaaaaatgcaatcgctcatatattcattgaaatcacccatacaacacacagaacggCATACGTTTCAATGtaaaacaagctcaaaacaagcatccgaaccatcgataaagcattgcatacccccctagGAAGCACGCTACGGTCGAGGAAGCTCATCAAGCAAGAAACGAAGTGTGACGTGCGAAGCGGCTGGAGCGAAGTGTTCGACCGCAAGTGCTGCTTTCTcttgctgagaggatgcaacgtaaagtagtagaagagaaacgtcgttggtgCGAATCTGACaccgctatacgagcgcgcgaagccgcagctaagcgtcgaaaatgAGCCGaggaagccgaactgcgaaaccAACAAgtcgacgatgcgagacggcaacgtagagaggaggccgaagctcgcagacaacggcttgccacacgtgtacttcccactacggctcgttatgtcttgcaaggagTCTGACTCATCCGATCGTAAAACTTACTAAGTGCATTACCAAGtgcgcagcaggctttcgccttgcGTGTAACGGGAGTGTAACATGCCGACGAACTTTTTTTACCCTCGAAACAGTCATAACTgggattttaacgcgacagcgttaaggagctcgtgtcgcaaaggagcggtgtcggcgtcggcggcgttggccgtgagcgataaatctttatttttctctctctctccctctctctctctctctttgtattaTTGTTCCGCACTACTTGACATACAGCAGCTTCGCTCTGCCGACGTGATAGGAACCTCGCataagggaaagagagagaaaagaagaaagaaaggccgGCAGGTTAATGAGGTTGCACAGTGTTTGCCACACTACACTGGGGGAGTGTAatgcggaaagaaaagaaaaagggaaaggcGCAACATTGCCAAGGAAGCTGAGGAGGAAAGTGGGTTCTTGATAGTTAAGCATGCTGGTGTACCTTGATGCGTACTTCCACTTGTTATTCGTCACGCCGACTGTGCTGCCGGCGTTGAAAACCAACCAACCCCacctaagaaaaataaaaaagcaagaatGTTTAGCGCACAAGTGACGATAAGAGTTCCTAGAGCTTGTGTTGAGGTCTATGAAATATTGGGCTCTAGTGCACGGGTCGTCTCGAGAGAGACAGATGAATAGAAGGAAATGCAGGGATGTTATCATGATGGGTGTATTCGGTTTTATACCCTGCGCAGAAGAAGGTGGAAAAAGGGAGTATAAAAGGTACAGGAAGAAATAAAGAGCACCATGGAAGCGGGTGCAACACAGGagcgcgaagaaaaagaaaaatcacgcTGGAGCGTTGTAGTCATTCGCACAGACCAGCCGTCGCATGTGAAACTTTACCAGTTTCACATGCGCTGGTTTAAATTATCATTATACAGAGTAACCGGCTCTAATTAGACCTATTTTCCCATTTTACTTACATATAGAATTTTTAAGAAATATGCGCTGTCATATCTGAATGTATGGATAAATGTTTGAGAAAATGTTCGAGAAATGTTTGGAACATTGTTTGAGCTTTAACAGAAGCCCCGGCCGATTCAAGGTGGGGAACATCCCCCACGTTCTGAAGCGTTCCTACACTCGACATTCCAAATCGGCTAAattactgttattattattattaatggcaTCCTATTTCAATTGGGGTGGCGAGaaatagtcatctagcctgcGTGAGCTAATAAGGTTCTATTATACGTATCAAAATTTAGCattgtgcttttctttaatttatCTTGTAAAGTTACATATGCCCGCGATGTGACCATCCCCACCTCTTCCCTAACATTTTTCTACACAGACTTCAATCATCTCCTTGCTTACCTCGACCATTGGCTACTTAACGCTTGCATGAACTCGCTACGGTTCAAGGCCTGGCCTGCGTCTGAGGGAAAGGGAAGCTTTACGACACTAGACTTCTGGCCCCTCTGTTCTTATTTCGAGCCCAGCAAGGACTTTTCAGTAAAGACGTTTTATCTCACTCTCTGGCATGAACTCTGAAACCCGGCGTTTCTGCAAGGTCGACGTTTCCTTCGGTTCTGGCTTGCCCCctgtccgatttttttttttcaccagccgACACAGGTTCCGCCCTTTTACGAGTATTTTTTCTGTATGTCCTTGTTAACAGGTAGCTAGTTCAGGCCTTAAAAAGCAACGCCTTACCCTCTACGTTGTAGACGCGTAATGCGTGTGGGCCTTCTTCGTGAAGAAGCTGCATAGGTGGTCCGTGGAACTTATCCTCTTTAATTAAACGTTTGTTGTCTGTAGCCTTTACTCAGTATCCCGGCACATCTAAGCACTTTATTTCTAGTGGCCTTTGTCCCTGGCCGCAGCCATAGCTGATGGGGAACATCTGCTGCAGAAGCAGAGGCAGAGCACTTTGACCACTTCACAGGGTCTTCACGTCTTGGAGCCCAGACCCTGGTTAAGGAAGGGGCCAGATCCGTCTGAGCCCAGTATCCGAAATGTTTGCTTTCCTAGTTACTTGTTTGCCGTCTTTGTAAAGATCTGTGGATTTTTTTGTTGCCGTATTACGAATCCAGTTTATCGTTACAAGGCCGTTGCGGAGGATCTGTTCGCGACGCGACGCGATTCGATGCCACTGGTCTACATCACGCTCGACCCCGACTGGGTCAGCGATATTGTCTGTCGTGCGAGTATAACGTTATCGATGCCATACCTATAAAAAATAAAGCTGACGGTACCACCGTCTTGAATAAAATGCCCACTACGGCTCAATGGCACTCCAAGGCGATTCCTAAGCGAAAACATTGCACCAAGCTGTCCCGAGCGCTTACACTAATGCGCAAGAATAAAGGCGCGTTTCTTAAGCTGCTACTTGTCGTATGAATCGCTGAGTAGTCCTATAGAAGGAGCAGTCTCTTCTTCATTTGAGGGGAGATACTGTGCTCCTCTCGGTGGAATCAAAGAAGGGCTTCGAGTCAAGTCCCTGAATACAGActtgttatttttattatttagctGTTAGGTGAACAGGCAATGGTAGCATTAAACAAAGCATTGACAAGACTGGCACGTTTAAAGCGCGAACGTTCAGCATTCATTGAAAGCGGGCGTGCGACACCTATATTAAGGGCTCGTCATTTATCTGTGTAACAAAATGTTGAGATCTCGCACAGAAAGGAGAAGCTCATGGCGGGGGCTCCCGCGTCTACACCGACCATAGCGTGAAGACACCCTGCAGCACGCTGGTCGGGTTTCCTAGTTCGGGCGGCGGACCACTCCCGTAGCGTCCCGTCCTGGGTCCCAGGTAGGCAGCGGCCACCAGGGCTGACATGCCGCCCAGCAGGTGAACGCACCCAGCGCCCGCGAAGTCCAGCGCCCCCAGCTGGCGCAGGAACCCTCGGCTGGCCCACAGCCAACCCGGCGGGATGCAGAAGACGATCGTGTCGAGGAACGAGAAGAGGCAGTACGCCGTGAAGCTGGTCCGCTCGGCCATCGCCCCGGACACGATGGTCGTGGCCGTGGTGGCGAACGACAGCTGGAACAGGAAGCAGGTGAACGTGCGGCCCATGTCCTGCGGCTCGGCGTCCACCAGGAAGAAGCCGAAGCCGTTGAACAGCGCACTGCCGCCGCCCGAGCTGAACTGCAGGCCGTAGCCGAAGCTCCAGTAACCCAGGCCGCCCACGACCACGTCGGCCACGTTCTTCATgaggatgttgacctcgttcttGCGCGACACGCAGCCGGACTCGAGCAGGCCGAAGCCTGC encodes:
- the LOC142583560 gene encoding putative ammonium transporter 2, coding for MRVKRNEALEGCSATFTADDATWTLTASIVIFTMQTGFGLLESGCVSRKNEVNILMKNVADVVVGGLGYWSFGYGLQFSSGGGSALFNGFGFFLVDAEPQDMGRTFTCFLFQLSFATTATTIVSGAMAERTSFTAYCLFSFLDTIVFCIPPGWLWASRGFLRQLGALDFAGAGCVHLLGGMSALVAAAYLGPRTGRYGSGPPPELGNPTSVLQGVFTLWWGWLVFNAGSTVGVTNNKWKYASRSAVSTINGSLGGALVGILLSYAIHRKFLVLNIVSGLLTGLVSVTGGSAYLGALDSVLVGSLGALLSSGVSPLLRRFRIDDPVDVVSVHGCGGAWGLLAIGLFMHDVADDDQDGQCSRCGLFKGGSAYLLAIQALTCVSIALWSTVTTYIMLVIVNWMVPIRMSLEHEVLGADLVEHGIVHPDIDYAQLLRSNGLEPSKLLPPRTADRLDREAWDLRLCRSYLAERLGGRGVQQREPNAFWSFFRRRQEVKQTLP